A window of the Microbacterium sp. LWH13-1.2 genome harbors these coding sequences:
- a CDS encoding metalloregulator ArsR/SmtB family transcription factor has product MTLTASPTHTAAVARLGHALSDSTRASILLALREEPAYPSDLAEHLGVSRQLLSNHLACLRGCGLVESIQDGRRSRYQLADPHLVPALDALLQVVLIVEPDCCDGEGCTC; this is encoded by the coding sequence GTGACTCTCACGGCCTCCCCCACCCACACCGCGGCGGTCGCCCGGCTGGGACACGCACTGTCGGACTCGACACGCGCATCGATCCTGCTCGCGCTCCGCGAAGAGCCCGCGTATCCCTCCGACCTCGCCGAACATCTCGGCGTGAGTCGACAGCTGCTGTCGAACCATCTCGCGTGTCTGCGCGGGTGCGGTCTCGTCGAGAGCATCCAAGACGGCCGGCGCAGCCGCTATCAGCTCGCGGACCCGCACCTCGTCCCGGCACTCGACGCACTGCTGCAGGTCGTGCTGATCGTCGAGCCCGACTGCTGCGACGGCGAAGGGTGCACCTGCTGA
- a CDS encoding GNAT family N-acetyltransferase encodes MTSVTIERVAWTHPDAERLRAAQRVELDARYGSDDHEPGVVPSADDVPVFLIARDAQGVAIVCGGLRVLDADVLGEGVAEIKRMYAAPQARGTGAATALLSALERAADDLGIRRLVLETGTAQPDAVRFYEREGYAPIPLYGHYVESDLSLCFAKAIAAG; translated from the coding sequence ATGACGAGTGTGACGATCGAGCGCGTGGCCTGGACGCACCCGGATGCCGAGCGGCTGCGCGCCGCGCAACGGGTCGAGCTCGACGCTCGATACGGCAGCGACGACCACGAGCCCGGCGTCGTACCCTCAGCCGACGACGTGCCGGTCTTCCTGATCGCGCGCGATGCGCAGGGAGTGGCGATCGTGTGCGGTGGACTGCGGGTGCTCGATGCAGATGTGCTGGGAGAAGGCGTCGCGGAGATCAAGCGGATGTACGCCGCTCCGCAAGCGCGCGGCACCGGAGCGGCCACCGCACTGCTCAGCGCTCTCGAGCGGGCCGCGGACGATCTCGGTATCCGACGCCTGGTGCTCGAGACCGGCACGGCGCAGCCCGATGCCGTGCGCTTCTACGAGCGGGAGGGGTATGCGCCGATCCCGCTGTACGGCCACTACGTGGAGAGCGACCTCTCGCTGTGCTTCGCGAAGGCGATCGCCGCGGGGTGA
- the treZ gene encoding malto-oligosyltrehalose trehalohydrolase codes for MISVWAPRANTVRLRRLTPACVLISEHDMTPTSAEPGWWTSDVPMSEGERYGFLLDGSDELRPDPRSRRQPRGVHGPSAVFDAARFEWTDLGWTGRPVEGGVIYELHVGTFTPEGTLDALIGRLDHLVGLGLTHIELLPVNAFSGTWNWGYDGVLWYAVHEAYGGPAGYQRLVDAAHARGLAVIQDVVYNHLGPSGNYLPEFGPYLRDGQHTSWGESVNLDEPAVREYIIENALMWLRDFHVDGLRLDAVHALHDERTPHILQELAERVDALSVELERPLSLIAESDLNDPTLILPRDAGGYGLTAQWSDDWHHAVHVALTGETDGYYADFAAPDAVAKVSEGGFFHDGTYSSFRGRPHGAPLPASVPAWRLVTFAQDHDQIGNRAAGDRLAASLSPGRLAVAAVLTLTAPGTPMLFMGEEWGASTPWQFFTSHKEPELARATAEGRIAEFARMGWDPAQVPDPQDPATFERSHLDWSELGDAPHAELLDLYRRLISLRQERADLSDPDMAHTTATVSHRDAAPDARAYRIDRGHLSVLVNLTSDEVEFGLEPDARVLLETAPGRITARTIFVLPESAVIVGPPD; via the coding sequence ATGATCTCGGTCTGGGCGCCGCGCGCAAACACCGTGCGGCTGCGGCGCCTGACTCCCGCGTGCGTGCTGATCTCGGAGCACGACATGACGCCGACCTCGGCGGAACCGGGATGGTGGACCAGCGACGTCCCGATGTCCGAGGGCGAGCGCTATGGCTTCCTGCTCGACGGGAGCGATGAGCTTCGGCCCGACCCCCGGTCTCGGCGACAGCCCCGCGGTGTGCACGGACCGTCCGCCGTGTTCGACGCCGCGCGCTTCGAGTGGACCGACCTGGGCTGGACGGGTCGGCCGGTCGAAGGCGGAGTGATCTACGAGCTGCACGTCGGCACCTTCACGCCCGAGGGGACTCTCGACGCGCTGATCGGCCGCCTCGATCACCTCGTCGGGCTCGGCCTCACGCACATCGAGCTGCTCCCGGTCAATGCGTTCAGCGGCACCTGGAACTGGGGCTACGACGGAGTGCTCTGGTACGCCGTGCACGAGGCCTACGGCGGCCCTGCCGGGTACCAGAGGCTCGTGGATGCGGCGCACGCGCGCGGCCTCGCAGTGATCCAGGATGTGGTCTACAACCATCTGGGTCCGAGCGGCAACTACCTGCCCGAGTTCGGACCGTACCTGCGCGACGGCCAGCACACGTCGTGGGGCGAGTCGGTGAACCTCGATGAGCCGGCGGTGCGCGAGTACATCATCGAGAACGCCCTGATGTGGCTACGCGATTTCCACGTCGACGGGCTGCGACTCGATGCGGTGCACGCGCTCCACGACGAGCGCACTCCGCACATCCTGCAGGAGCTCGCCGAACGCGTCGACGCTCTCTCCGTCGAGCTCGAGCGACCGCTCAGCCTGATCGCGGAGTCCGATCTGAACGACCCGACGCTCATCCTGCCCCGCGACGCCGGCGGATACGGGCTCACGGCGCAGTGGTCGGACGACTGGCATCACGCGGTCCATGTGGCACTCACCGGTGAGACCGACGGTTATTACGCGGACTTCGCCGCACCGGATGCCGTGGCCAAGGTGTCGGAAGGCGGCTTCTTCCACGACGGCACGTACTCCTCTTTCCGCGGCCGCCCGCACGGCGCTCCCCTGCCCGCGAGCGTCCCCGCCTGGCGCCTCGTCACCTTCGCACAGGATCACGACCAGATCGGCAACCGGGCCGCCGGCGACCGGCTCGCAGCCTCGCTGTCGCCCGGGCGCCTCGCCGTCGCCGCGGTGCTCACGCTGACCGCCCCGGGCACGCCCATGCTGTTCATGGGAGAGGAGTGGGGCGCATCGACGCCCTGGCAGTTCTTCACCTCGCACAAGGAACCCGAGCTCGCCCGAGCCACCGCCGAAGGCCGCATCGCCGAGTTCGCGCGCATGGGCTGGGATCCGGCGCAGGTGCCCGATCCGCAGGATCCGGCGACGTTCGAACGCTCGCACCTCGACTGGAGCGAGCTCGGCGACGCGCCGCACGCCGAGCTGCTCGACCTCTACCGCCGCCTGATCTCGCTGCGACAGGAGCGCGCCGACCTCAGCGACCCCGACATGGCACACACGACCGCCACGGTCTCGCATCGGGATGCGGCTCCGGATGCCCGCGCCTATCGCATCGACCGCGGACACCTCTCGGTGCTCGTCAACCTCACCTCGGACGAGGTCGAGTTCGGCCTGGAACCGGATGCCAGGGTGCTGCTGGAGACCGCGCCCGGCCGGATCACGGCCCGCACGATCTTCGTCCTGCCGGAGTCGGCGGTGATCGTCGGTCCGCCCGACTGA
- the treY gene encoding malto-oligosyltrehalose synthase — protein MTRRPLSTYRLQIRAGFTLDDAAAVTGYLADLGVSWAYLSPLLAAVPGSDHGYDVVDHSRVDDARGGPEGLERFAAAARAADLGILVDIVPNHVGVALPRANPWWWDMLRLGRASRHAVAFDVDKRVSQGRVRLPILGSSPAEALAAGEIVIDTTPAEDAPDGRLSYFDHVLPLAPGTGALAEDLPALLDAQNYELRFWEDQNTDLDYRRFFAVSELAGIRVELPDVFEESHREIARWITDGLADGLRVDHPDGLAHPGDYLEHLADATGAAYTLVEKILEPGEELPSWWRADGTTGYDALVEIDRVLIDQSGVDELDALDARLRAETGLPVAQSWHDLILTTKRKVADELLRSEVRRLVRALPFGVVGAEDALTEIVASFPVYRAYLPAGREHLQHAIDDAAHRRPDLAESIAELAPLLFDTTLEVAERFPQVTGAVMAKGVEDTAFYRFTRLGTLTEVGGDPSIGSLSVESFHDAQRSRLASWPHSMTTLSTHDTKRSEDVRARLSVLAEVPERWSETLTELRAVASTGHGPLDALLWQAVVGAWPISTERLTAYGLKAAREAAEGTGWQHPDAEFENGVTAIAEAANGSARDIVERFVGEIVAPGRVNSLSAKLLQLAAPGVPDVYQGTELWDHSLVDPDNRRPVDFAERSALLRLLDEDAARGILPPIDDSGLAKMLITSRALRLRRDHADLFHGYRPAAVTGQAADHAIAFDRGGVLAIATRLPVGLARRGGWGDTVLMRPDLAAVDVLTGRRVDGGPVLLKDLLDTYPVALLVEER, from the coding sequence ATGACCCGTCGCCCTCTCTCGACGTATCGACTGCAGATCAGGGCGGGCTTCACGCTCGACGACGCCGCGGCGGTCACCGGCTACCTGGCCGACCTCGGTGTCTCCTGGGCGTATCTGTCGCCGCTGCTCGCGGCCGTGCCCGGGTCGGACCACGGATACGACGTCGTCGACCATTCCCGGGTCGACGATGCGCGCGGTGGCCCCGAGGGACTCGAGCGCTTCGCCGCCGCCGCGCGCGCAGCCGACCTCGGCATCCTCGTCGACATCGTCCCGAACCATGTCGGGGTGGCGCTCCCCCGCGCCAACCCCTGGTGGTGGGACATGCTGCGGCTCGGTCGCGCATCGCGGCACGCGGTTGCCTTCGACGTCGACAAGAGGGTGTCACAGGGTCGGGTGCGACTGCCGATCCTCGGGTCCTCGCCCGCCGAGGCCCTCGCCGCAGGGGAGATCGTCATCGACACGACCCCCGCGGAGGATGCTCCCGACGGGAGGCTGAGCTACTTCGATCACGTGCTGCCGCTGGCACCGGGCACAGGAGCACTTGCGGAGGATCTTCCTGCTCTGCTCGACGCCCAGAACTACGAGCTGCGGTTCTGGGAGGACCAGAACACCGACCTCGACTACCGCCGCTTCTTCGCCGTCTCGGAGCTGGCGGGCATCCGAGTCGAGCTTCCGGATGTGTTCGAGGAGTCGCACCGGGAGATCGCCAGGTGGATCACAGACGGGCTCGCCGACGGACTGCGCGTGGACCACCCGGACGGGCTGGCTCACCCCGGCGACTATCTGGAACATCTCGCCGACGCGACCGGCGCCGCCTACACCCTGGTCGAGAAGATCCTGGAGCCCGGCGAGGAACTGCCTTCCTGGTGGCGCGCCGACGGCACGACCGGCTACGACGCGCTGGTCGAGATCGACCGAGTCCTGATCGACCAGTCGGGCGTCGACGAACTCGACGCCCTCGACGCGCGGTTGCGCGCCGAGACCGGTCTGCCGGTCGCGCAGTCGTGGCACGATCTGATCCTCACCACGAAGCGGAAGGTGGCCGACGAGCTGCTGCGATCCGAGGTGCGCCGACTGGTGCGGGCGCTGCCGTTCGGCGTGGTCGGAGCCGAGGATGCTCTGACCGAGATCGTCGCGAGCTTCCCCGTGTACCGGGCGTATCTGCCGGCGGGGCGTGAGCATCTGCAGCACGCGATCGATGACGCCGCCCACCGACGGCCCGATCTCGCCGAATCGATCGCCGAGCTGGCGCCGCTGCTCTTCGACACGACGCTCGAGGTGGCGGAGCGGTTCCCGCAGGTCACCGGAGCGGTGATGGCGAAGGGTGTGGAGGACACCGCGTTCTACCGGTTCACCCGGCTGGGCACGCTGACCGAGGTCGGTGGCGACCCGTCGATCGGGTCGCTCTCAGTCGAGTCGTTCCATGATGCCCAGCGGTCGCGACTCGCCTCATGGCCGCACTCGATGACCACGCTGTCGACGCACGACACGAAGCGCTCCGAAGATGTCCGTGCCCGGCTGTCGGTGCTCGCCGAGGTCCCCGAGCGCTGGTCCGAGACGCTGACGGAACTCCGCGCCGTCGCGTCGACCGGACACGGTCCTCTCGACGCGCTCCTGTGGCAGGCCGTCGTGGGAGCGTGGCCCATCTCGACCGAGCGATTGACCGCCTACGGCCTGAAGGCCGCTCGCGAGGCCGCCGAGGGCACCGGTTGGCAGCACCCGGACGCCGAGTTCGAGAACGGCGTCACGGCGATCGCCGAGGCCGCCAACGGCTCCGCGCGCGACATCGTCGAACGGTTCGTGGGCGAGATCGTCGCCCCCGGCCGCGTCAACTCGCTGTCAGCGAAGCTGCTCCAGCTCGCGGCTCCCGGCGTTCCGGACGTCTACCAGGGCACCGAGCTGTGGGATCACTCGCTGGTCGACCCCGACAACCGTCGACCGGTCGACTTCGCCGAGCGATCCGCGCTGCTGCGACTCCTCGACGAGGACGCCGCCCGCGGCATCCTTCCTCCGATCGACGACTCCGGACTCGCGAAGATGCTCATCACCTCGAGGGCTCTGCGCCTGCGTCGCGATCATGCCGACCTCTTCCACGGCTATCGACCCGCTGCGGTCACAGGGCAGGCCGCCGACCACGCCATCGCCTTCGATCGCGGCGGAGTGCTCGCGATAGCCACCCGCCTGCCGGTCGGTCTGGCGCGCCGGGGCGGGTGGGGAGACACCGTGCTGATGCGGCCCGATCTCGCCGCCGTCGACGTTCTGACGGGCCGACGGGTCGACGGAGGTCCTGTCCTGCTGAAGGACCTGCTCGACACCTATCCGGTCGCGCTCCTGGTGGAAGAGCGATGA
- the glgX gene encoding glycogen debranching protein GlgX, which produces MSHDVWPGSPYPLGATFDGQGTNFALFSEAAEKVELCLFDDDGTEERVLLEEVDAFVWHGYLPSVQPGQLYGYRVHGAYDPAQGQRFNPNKLLLDPYAKSVAGRIDWGQPLFGYDFGDPDSRNDEDSASTMVKGVVVNPFFEWAGDRLPKTPYAQTVIYEAHVKGLTELHPDVPEELRGTYAAIAHPSVIEHLVHLGVTAIELMPVHQFVYDSTLLEKGLTNYWGYNTLAFFAPHNDYSSSGQNGQQVQEFKAMVRALHAAGIEVILDVVYNHTAEGNHMGPMLSMRGIDNEAYYRLEEDRRYYTDYTGTGNSLNAGNPHALQLIMDSLRYWVTEMHVDGFRFDLASTLAREFYDVDRLAAFFELVQQDPIVSQVKLIAEPWDVGPGGYQVGNFPPQWTEWNGKYRDTVRDFWRGEPQALGEFASRLTGSADLYEHSGRRPVASINFVTAHDGFTLRDLVSYNEKHNDANGEDNNDGESHNRSENNGVEGPTDDEAVNRIRARQQRNFLATLLLSQGVPMIAHGDELGRTQNGNNNGYAQDNEITWVDWESADLPLVEFTAAVARLRRDHPTFRRSRFFDGRPVRSEDGERVPDVVWLRPDGRRMEPEDWDSGFGLAIGVFLNGQGIREKDRRGRPVTDQNFLVYFNSGTDAVEVALPDERHGHAWEVMIDTAGERADGASLDPGAAVSLEAHSLIVLRDVDRTVVSTDNSVEASLRIQTEQSEAPAPAPTAELPR; this is translated from the coding sequence GTGAGCCACGACGTCTGGCCCGGTTCGCCGTACCCCCTCGGGGCGACCTTCGACGGGCAGGGAACGAACTTCGCGCTGTTCAGCGAAGCGGCCGAGAAGGTCGAGCTGTGCCTCTTCGACGACGACGGCACCGAGGAGCGCGTGCTCCTGGAAGAGGTCGACGCGTTCGTGTGGCACGGCTACCTGCCTTCGGTGCAGCCCGGCCAGCTCTACGGGTACCGGGTGCACGGCGCGTACGATCCTGCGCAGGGTCAGCGGTTCAACCCGAACAAGCTCCTCCTCGATCCGTATGCCAAGTCGGTGGCCGGGCGCATCGACTGGGGTCAGCCCCTCTTCGGATACGACTTCGGCGATCCCGACTCGCGCAACGACGAGGACTCGGCCTCCACGATGGTCAAGGGCGTCGTCGTCAACCCGTTCTTCGAGTGGGCAGGCGACCGCCTTCCGAAGACGCCGTACGCGCAGACCGTCATCTACGAAGCGCACGTCAAGGGCCTCACAGAGCTGCACCCCGACGTCCCGGAGGAGCTGCGCGGCACGTATGCGGCGATCGCGCACCCGTCGGTCATCGAGCACCTCGTGCATCTGGGTGTCACCGCGATCGAGCTGATGCCGGTCCACCAGTTCGTGTACGACTCCACCCTGCTGGAGAAGGGTTTGACGAACTACTGGGGCTACAACACCCTGGCGTTCTTCGCACCCCACAACGACTACTCGTCCAGCGGACAGAACGGTCAGCAGGTGCAGGAGTTCAAGGCGATGGTGCGTGCTCTGCATGCCGCGGGCATCGAGGTCATCCTCGACGTCGTCTACAACCACACCGCAGAGGGCAACCACATGGGCCCGATGCTGTCGATGCGAGGCATCGACAACGAGGCGTACTACCGCCTCGAAGAGGATCGCCGGTACTACACCGACTACACCGGCACCGGGAACAGCCTCAACGCCGGCAACCCGCATGCGCTGCAGCTGATCATGGACTCGCTGCGCTACTGGGTCACCGAGATGCACGTCGACGGCTTCCGCTTCGACCTCGCGTCGACCCTCGCACGCGAGTTCTACGACGTCGACCGCCTCGCGGCGTTCTTCGAGCTCGTGCAGCAGGATCCGATCGTCTCCCAGGTGAAGCTCATCGCCGAGCCATGGGATGTCGGGCCCGGCGGATACCAGGTGGGCAACTTCCCGCCGCAGTGGACCGAGTGGAACGGCAAGTACCGCGACACCGTGCGCGACTTCTGGAGAGGGGAGCCCCAGGCTCTCGGCGAATTCGCCTCGCGACTCACGGGCTCCGCCGACCTCTACGAGCACTCCGGCAGACGCCCGGTGGCATCCATCAACTTCGTCACGGCTCACGACGGTTTCACGCTGCGCGATCTGGTCTCGTACAACGAGAAGCACAACGACGCGAACGGCGAGGACAACAACGACGGGGAATCGCACAACCGCTCCGAGAACAACGGGGTGGAGGGGCCGACCGACGACGAGGCGGTGAACCGCATCCGCGCCAGGCAGCAGCGCAACTTCCTGGCGACGCTGCTGCTGTCGCAGGGCGTGCCGATGATCGCGCACGGCGACGAGCTCGGCCGCACCCAGAACGGCAACAACAACGGCTACGCCCAGGACAACGAGATCACGTGGGTCGACTGGGAATCGGCCGATCTGCCTCTCGTGGAGTTCACCGCAGCGGTGGCACGGCTTCGCCGCGACCACCCGACGTTCCGACGCAGCCGCTTCTTCGACGGCCGTCCGGTGCGGTCGGAGGATGGCGAGCGCGTTCCCGATGTCGTCTGGCTGCGTCCGGACGGCCGCCGCATGGAACCTGAGGACTGGGATTCGGGGTTCGGCCTCGCGATCGGAGTCTTCCTGAACGGTCAGGGGATCCGCGAGAAAGACCGTCGCGGTCGCCCGGTCACAGACCAGAACTTCCTCGTCTACTTCAACAGCGGGACGGATGCCGTCGAGGTCGCTCTCCCCGACGAGCGGCACGGCCATGCGTGGGAGGTCATGATCGACACAGCGGGCGAGCGGGCCGACGGTGCGTCGCTGGATCCGGGCGCGGCAGTCTCGCTCGAGGCTCACTCGCTCATCGTGCTGCGCGACGTCGACCGCACAGTGGTGTCGACGGACAATTCGGTCGAGGCATCGCTGCGCATTCAGACCGAGCAGTCCGAGGCACCGGCGCCGGCACCCACAGCGGAGCTTCCTCGATGA
- a CDS encoding methylated-DNA--[protein]-cysteine S-methyltransferase: MPSFGTVLSPVGEIGVVSDGSAIRRVTWRSDPPVDTDAEPDPLLAEALAQLTAYFDGALREFDLPVELGRQTETTRAVLMALYETVGHGETLTYGGLARRSGTEIPARGIGAIMGANPVPIIVPCHRVVAGDGLGGYSGGAPGQGLVTKRWLLEHEGALPASLF, from the coding sequence ATGCCCTCGTTCGGAACCGTGCTGTCTCCCGTCGGCGAGATCGGCGTCGTGAGCGACGGGTCGGCGATCCGGAGGGTGACCTGGCGGTCGGATCCGCCGGTGGACACGGATGCCGAGCCCGATCCGCTTCTCGCAGAGGCGCTCGCGCAGCTGACCGCATACTTCGACGGCGCGCTGCGGGAGTTCGACCTGCCCGTCGAACTCGGCAGACAGACCGAGACCACCAGGGCGGTGCTGATGGCGCTGTATGAGACGGTCGGACACGGCGAGACGCTGACCTACGGCGGTCTCGCACGGCGCAGCGGCACCGAGATTCCCGCGAGAGGGATCGGCGCGATCATGGGCGCGAACCCCGTGCCGATCATCGTGCCGTGCCATCGCGTCGTCGCCGGCGACGGGCTGGGAGGGTACTCCGGCGGCGCCCCGGGCCAGGGGCTCGTGACCAAGCGCTGGCTGCTCGAGCATGAGGGCGCGCTTCCCGCGTCCCTGTTCTGA
- the thrC gene encoding threonine synthase — protein sequence MQYISTRGGMQPLPYCETLLEGLAPDGGLAVPETMPTVDGETLERWRALTYPQLATEVLALFATDIPRADLARMTAAAYEPFPEEVVPLRSIGDDLTLVGLSEGPTLAFKDMAMQFLGQVVEYALERKGSVLNILGATSGDTGSAAEHALRGKDRISVFMLSPKGRMSAFQRAQMFSLDDENIHNIVVDGVFDDCQNLVKHLAGDLDFKRAQHLGAVNSINLARITAQVVYYFWAWLRATDAGGWTEVSFTVPSGNFGNILSGFFAKQMGLPIRRLVLAANENNVLDEFFRTGVYRPRSAAQTLATSSPSMDISKASNLERFIFELVGRDAARVVSAWQELDTQGYFDFTADLERFVEEFGIVSGTSTHGDRLATIKAVYDASGDIIDPHTADGVKVAREYLEPGVPMLVLETAKPQKFAETIREAIGVELEYSSELRAMLDAPQRTTEMADDEHELRAFIEAKALR from the coding sequence GTGCAGTACATCTCCACCCGAGGCGGCATGCAGCCGCTGCCGTACTGCGAGACCCTGCTCGAAGGACTCGCCCCCGACGGCGGGCTGGCCGTTCCCGAGACCATGCCCACGGTCGACGGTGAGACGCTCGAGCGCTGGCGCGCGCTGACCTACCCGCAGCTGGCGACCGAGGTGCTCGCGTTGTTCGCGACGGACATTCCTCGTGCCGATCTCGCGCGCATGACGGCCGCCGCATACGAGCCGTTCCCCGAGGAGGTCGTGCCGCTGCGCTCGATCGGCGACGACCTCACGCTCGTGGGACTGTCCGAGGGGCCGACGCTGGCGTTCAAGGACATGGCCATGCAGTTCCTCGGCCAGGTCGTCGAGTACGCGCTCGAGCGCAAGGGCTCGGTTCTGAACATCCTCGGCGCGACGTCGGGTGACACCGGGTCCGCCGCCGAGCACGCGCTGCGCGGCAAGGATCGCATCTCGGTCTTCATGCTCTCCCCGAAGGGACGCATGAGCGCGTTCCAGCGGGCGCAGATGTTCTCGCTCGATGACGAGAACATCCACAACATCGTGGTCGACGGCGTCTTCGACGACTGCCAGAACCTCGTCAAGCATCTCGCGGGCGACCTGGACTTCAAGCGCGCCCAGCACCTCGGCGCTGTCAACTCCATCAACCTCGCCCGCATCACCGCCCAGGTCGTGTACTACTTCTGGGCATGGCTGCGGGCGACGGATGCCGGCGGCTGGACCGAGGTGTCGTTCACAGTGCCGTCGGGCAACTTCGGCAACATCCTCTCGGGTTTCTTCGCGAAGCAGATGGGTCTTCCGATCCGTCGCCTGGTGCTCGCCGCCAACGAGAACAACGTCCTCGACGAGTTCTTCCGCACCGGCGTCTATCGTCCTCGCAGCGCAGCCCAGACCCTCGCCACGTCGAGCCCGTCGATGGACATCTCGAAGGCGTCGAACCTCGAGCGCTTCATCTTCGAGCTCGTCGGCCGTGATGCCGCGCGCGTCGTGAGCGCGTGGCAGGAGCTCGACACGCAGGGGTACTTCGACTTCACGGCGGACCTCGAGCGTTTCGTCGAGGAGTTCGGCATCGTCAGTGGGACCTCCACCCACGGCGACCGGCTCGCGACGATCAAGGCGGTGTACGACGCCTCGGGCGACATCATCGATCCGCACACGGCGGACGGCGTCAAGGTCGCCCGCGAGTACCTCGAGCCCGGCGTGCCGATGCTCGTGCTCGAGACCGCGAAGCCGCAGAAGTTCGCCGAGACGATCCGTGAGGCGATCGGCGTCGAGCTCGAGTACTCGTCCGAGCTGCGCGCGATGCTCGACGCCCCGCAGCGCACGACCGAGATGGCCGACGACGAGCACGAGCTCCGCGCCTTCATCGAGGCCAAGGCGCTGCGCTGA
- a CDS encoding VOC family protein, producing the protein MTGGSTVANLNPYLSFRTEARQAMEFYQSVLGGDLDINVFGEFPDMVQNPEQKDLVMHAQLTTADGLVLMASDTPDGIPFEPPQGFSVSLSGNSQERTQAVWDALADGAAITMPLDTPPWGGTFGMLVDRFGVPWMLHGDPE; encoded by the coding sequence ATGACTGGGGGCAGCACCGTGGCGAATCTCAACCCGTATCTCTCGTTCCGCACCGAGGCGCGGCAGGCGATGGAGTTCTATCAGAGCGTGCTCGGCGGTGACCTCGACATCAACGTCTTCGGCGAGTTCCCCGATATGGTCCAGAACCCCGAACAGAAGGACCTCGTGATGCACGCGCAGCTCACGACCGCCGACGGGCTCGTGCTCATGGCGTCGGACACACCGGACGGAATCCCGTTCGAACCGCCGCAGGGCTTCTCGGTGTCGCTCAGCGGCAACTCGCAGGAGCGCACACAAGCCGTCTGGGATGCACTGGCCGACGGCGCGGCCATCACGATGCCTCTCGACACCCCTCCGTGGGGCGGCACGTTCGGGATGCTCGTCGACCGCTTCGGCGTGCCGTGGATGCTGCACGGCGACCCGGAATGA
- a CDS encoding thioredoxin family protein yields the protein MELTLVTSAFCGACSRTRSVLTDAARFLPDATITEIDVAREPDAAEALDIRFTPTVIIRDAAGTEVFRAEGVPTVPQVLTAAVKALPS from the coding sequence ATGGAACTGACGCTCGTCACATCCGCGTTCTGCGGAGCCTGCTCGCGCACCCGTTCGGTTCTGACCGATGCCGCACGATTCCTGCCCGATGCCACGATCACCGAGATCGACGTCGCGCGCGAGCCTGACGCCGCCGAAGCGCTCGACATCCGCTTCACCCCGACCGTCATCATCCGCGACGCGGCCGGCACCGAGGTGTTCCGTGCCGAAGGCGTGCCGACCGTGCCCCAGGTGCTGACTGCTGCCGTGAAGGCACTTCCGTCCTGA
- a CDS encoding DUF1801 domain-containing protein, producing the protein MSRAPEIDDYHRGLAPEDREICDLLISEIERGLPEAAGKVWHAHPVWFLDGNPIVGYHRLKDAVRLMFWSGQSFASGGLTPSGTFQAAEARYLDAADVDTHALAGWLAESRLIQWDYEHIRTNRGLVKRTDF; encoded by the coding sequence ATGAGCCGCGCACCCGAGATCGACGACTATCACCGCGGCCTCGCTCCGGAGGACCGCGAGATCTGCGACCTTCTCATCTCCGAGATCGAGCGCGGACTCCCGGAGGCTGCGGGCAAGGTGTGGCACGCGCATCCGGTGTGGTTCCTCGACGGCAATCCGATCGTCGGATACCACCGGCTGAAGGATGCCGTGCGCCTGATGTTCTGGAGCGGCCAGTCGTTCGCGAGCGGCGGCCTCACCCCGTCCGGGACGTTCCAGGCGGCCGAGGCGAGGTATCTCGACGCCGCCGATGTGGACACCCATGCCCTCGCCGGCTGGCTCGCCGAATCGCGCCTGATCCAGTGGGACTACGAGCACATCCGCACGAATCGCGGGTTGGTGAAGCGCACCGATTTCTGA